DNA sequence from the Antennarius striatus isolate MH-2024 chromosome 3, ASM4005453v1, whole genome shotgun sequence genome:
GTCCAAAGAAGCAGACAGCAATCTCTGCCCATTGCTGCTGAGACACAAACAGGTAACCGTTTTGTGATGGTTCTTCAGTGACACAAGTGCTTGACCTCCTTTAAGGAGATCCCAAACTTTCACGTAACGTCCTcctaaaaaataacatcaataaaTGTTAGTTTAGTACACCCATTAACAGCACCTTTTGAAGCACCAGATAGACTCCTTTAAATGAAAGTCATCACTGACTGAATATCAGTTTGTACTGAGAATAATGCCATTCTTACCTGCAGAGACAAGGAGTCCCTCAGAAGGATAGAGAAGCACACTCTCCACTGGATGGCCATGGTTCATGGTCATCACACTCTTATCAACCCTGGCATCAAACAGTTTCACTGTATGGTCATAAGATCCTAgaggtgaaaaaaacaaactttgtcaTTAGTGCTTTGCTCAGAGATCACTCATTCATTCTTGTATCTTCTGTGGCACTCAGTAATCACAGTTCACCAAGTCATCCTTAGTTGTTAGATTAAGATTGATCAGTTTAACACTTGATATATCATAAAGTGCATGCTTTTTAGACATGTACTGCCTATAAAATGTGTGCTTTGCTCTAGATTGAACAAGCACTCGTACTAATAAACTAAAAAAGTTCATTTCCTGTGCCGCCACTTCTTTTTCTTGCGTTTCTTTAAGAATTGTAGCTTTCTCTCACCGGTAATGAAAAGATCCCTGTTGAGTTTACTAGCAACACCACAGCGAATGTAATCTGTGTGCTCTTGGTAAGAGTTGAGCTCTGTGGCATTCGGGATGTCCCAAAGTCGACAGGTGTAGTCGTCTGATCCTGTGAGGATCTGGTAATGGTCTGAGGTGAAATCTGTCACATGGACAGCCCTGAGCATAGAAACACAAggtaagaaaatgttttatgacaactttgtagttaaaaccctttataatttttttaggtCATCATGAAATTCAATTGACGgatcacacagaacacacacttcatcagAAAGTCAAAAGTTCTGAACAGGAGAACATTAGAATGATGGCTGaaatttcagattttttccAGTTGTTTTATTTAACCAATTCTGTTACTGTTTGGTTGAAGAGCACAACCTCATACTGTATCattgtcagcaaaaaaaaatcaaaaatcaaattttaaacTTGGATTTTAACTTGGAGTAGATATGCTCTTATCCCACcaccaaaacaacaaacagctcTACCACTTCACACATTTCTTCATTAGGTAACAGGGACAAATCCAAATTTAGCAGAATGTGATGCGCAAGGTTACCCACTTTTTGTGCCCTTTGAACATCCTGAGTGCCACCTTGCCTCCGACATCAAACAGTCTGACCACAGAGTCTTCACATCCTGCCACAAGCAGCTGACCATCTGACCTGAACCTCCCACTGTACGCCGTGTCTTTAAACCTTGTAAAGGCTTTCAGAGGCTCCTGGGAGAATGGACCATAAATATGGACCTTTGGAAAAATACAGAGTTAGAAAGACAAGAAACCTTATTTTTACCATCATTATTCACAGGGAGACAATAGTTTAAcgttaattaaaataaattaaaacactcCTACATACTCTTGTGAATGCTGTCACAGCAAAGTTATGTGGGGCTACTGGAGAGAAGTCTATGTTTGTGATTGCTCCAAATTCTTTTATTTGGACTGGAGTCTGTGTGGACAGAAATAAGACGCATTATTAAGGATGATAAACTAAATTAAGTGCGGCACTTTTTGCTCATAATATTAAGTGTATGATGTAGAAGTAACTCACCTTGTAGTTTTTCCAATACAGCGTGTCTTGTGTGACTTTCTCTCCAAGTTTAGGATAGACTTGGATTTGTGTAGGTTTAAATG
Encoded proteins:
- the utp15 gene encoding U3 small nucleolar RNA-associated protein 15 homolog, translated to MASFKPTQIQVYPKLGEKVTQDTLYWKNYKTPVQIKEFGAITNIDFSPVAPHNFAVTAFTRVHIYGPFSQEPLKAFTRFKDTAYSGRFRSDGQLLVAGCEDSVVRLFDVGGKVALRMFKGHKKAVHVTDFTSDHYQILTGSDDYTCRLWDIPNATELNSYQEHTDYIRCGVASKLNRDLFITGSYDHTVKLFDARVDKSVMTMNHGHPVESVLLYPSEGLLVSAGGRYVKVWDLLKGGQALVSLKNHHKTVTCLCLSSNGQRLLSASLDRHVKVYSTVNYKVVHNFDYAASILSLALAPDDASIVAGMTNSVLSIKHRKSLEESKEVSGQPRRRPAYRVFVKGKNYVPKQDDYLVSKPVRQHLAKYDKQLKKFNVSKALDTALETWTRWKKPEITVAVIKELNRRGTLKNALAGRDEQALSRLLNFLIGNLVDARFAPVLITAAEMILDIYQSIIGRSPVIDRQLLRLQELLEREIDYQQDLLEVLGMLDTMFASTLPRKEVPCCGISRSNGLAQGETSSSNTQLQVA